The genome window CCGTCAACTGCATTTGCATCCGTTGATAAAGCCATGTTGGGTTCGGGGATCCGCATTCGGGTTCGGGGCATCTAAATACGTTTAAAATAAATCACAGACGTATGCTGTGTGCTCTGGGAAAAAGCGGGGTTGCGAAATCCAATTTCAGCTTTTGCAGTGAGTGCGccttgaattttatttaagcaGCTTGCTTTTTATATCCTTGCAGAGGGTATATAAAGTCTGCAAGTCAGCTTTCAAGCTTCATACTAATAATATTATGACCAACTGTGAAAACTATTAAATTTGTTTAGGGTTATGGTACCTCCAGGTGGTttataacaaaattaaaaatgttaaaagtTGTGGACACTTTAAAAGAGTTCACCTTAAAGAGAACAAAGGATTCGGGTTATAAGTTGGTTTACTCGATGACTAGACTTCTGACTTCTCCTTTTGTAAACTTCTGTTTCTTCTTTTTGCTTTTCTGGAATTTGTATTCTCGTACAATGCACTCTAAGATTGCAGCATTGCAAGTTATTCGCTTTGTGCGCAGCATTTGATTAACTAACAAAAATGTGCACTTGCATAAAGGAAACAAAAAGCATGCTCGCTCATATAAATATGCAATAAAGTCGACGACAAATTTGAACAAACAACCCTCGCTAATGTCTGATAATAAAATACAGCCGAGGAGTACAAGAAAAATATGGCACAGCaatttgcaaattattttcaagctggcataaaataaactgACAGGCACCCTTGGAACCCAGTCCACCAAATAAGGGACACCACCACCACTGGTGGGCTGCGTCAATCTTCTCCAGGCAAACAGACAGCTcacgttgttgctgctgttgataTTTCCCccatttgttgttggtttttgaaATCGACTTTCATGTCAATTGACTTGCGTACATCTGCCTCTCTGAATATCTGACTGAATTGGGTAGTCTGGGGTGTTACGTATTAGGGGTGGTGGAATGGGCATTGGGTGGCTGAATGTCGCCAAACTTATGGCCCAAATTTTACTGTTATGTAAGCAAACGGCAGCAGATGAAATGAAACGCCAGCTCCTTGATGATATTTGTCAATAAATTTAACGTAAACCAGCCAGAGCCTTTTTCCCTTTATTTGTATTGCTATATATGTAAAACGCTCTGTATGTGGCCCGACATTTTTGAGTCTAATGGCAAGGAAACCATCTACAAATAAAGCTTATATATTACGAGAAACGCATTTTTCTTAAATTGGTATGCCAGTTAGGCTTTAAATACCGGAAAATCATTCGATTGATGACCCAAAATGTagcctgaaatattttgtaatttatcaCAACAAACTTGGGATCATTTTTTGGTAGGGTTTAAAAACGATTTTATagactattattattatgcaatacatataattaaaaacatttcaatCTTCCAACAAAACCATCCATCAATGCGCTGCAATCTTCCGAAACAAGTTATTAAAACTCCCCACCGGGTTATCAAAATGCCATACTCGACTTTAAGTAGACATTGACAAATTAATTTGCCACGATTGGGTTGTCcgaggcacaaaaaaaagatGGCAGGAAACCAAACCGAAATCCACTTGGGAGGGAAGACAGTAGAGGCCAGGATGCGCAGCATACATTCGAGCGTCATTAGGCCGGCAATGAGTAAATCAAATTTGCGTCGTTTTTGGGCCAGATGCTGTGGGTTGTCAGTTGACAGTCGGGTTGCTCAGTGGCCTTCCTGTCGCTTGTCTACGCCGGAAATGAAATGACCCAGTTAAATGATTTATGGCAagagcccacacacacacgcgcgcacaCAAAGAGACCGTTAGCTTGGGGTTTATTACCGGGGCTTAGTGGCAAGCGGCTGACAGGATCGGGGAATATCCCCTTCAGCTTGTATCCTGAAAACCGTGGCGtgttaaaattataatttcattAGCTGCAATCAACATAAAAATAACACTAAAGGCAACTGCCAAAGCGCTCTGATGTCGTAAAGCCAAAGTAGAAATTAAAATGCGATGAAAAGCAGGGAACCGGAGAAGAACAGggagaaagatatttaaaagCAACTTCTACCTTTGCCACCTTTTTTGCATTCACACAGCACAACACACAGCGAACAAGAGCGTAATTACAAGCAATTTTTTCACGTTTTATTTCAGATTTTAAGCACGCGATGACAACAACGCCGAGGGAGCACTTGGCATTGTAATGTGACAACAGTTGGCTAAGGACAACAAAAGTATACCAAAAGCGGGCCATCAGGAGTAGCTGGAATGCTCGCTTTTTAATTGACATTTGCTCGAGTTGAGTTGCGTTTTGTTCAACAGCAATTAGCAtcgtgaaaaaaaaataaatgaaaacgcaaaaaataaaacacgcAGAGCAAAACACAAAGCAgcgcaattaaaattgtaaaacaaTTGCAGAACGTTGAATTGAAAAGGGGGAAACAATAACAGACGACGTCGACCCGGAATAGAATGATCAagttgatttaattaaaaattcagcATCACCCTCGCCATCCCGCATCCAGCACCCAACATCCAGCATCAGCAGCCGTGTGCAATGGCATTTGAGCACGCTGCTTGAGCAATGGCCGCCGGACCGGAAACGCAGCCATTGCCCTCGGGCAACATCCGCCTCTGACTGCCGCCGACACTTGTCACatgtttggccaaaaaggcgCGCACGTGACGCCCCCGGAAAACCAGATGAACGAACGGatgaacgaggaaatgaatgaGCTAGcagccatattcaaaattgaaCGTTAAACGTTCGCACGTACCGAGCATAAATTCCAAGTGAAATAAAAgagccaaaaaaataaaaaaaaaataaccgAAACGAAACGAGGACCTCCCCATTTATACCACCAATTCAAAAAAGAAAGGTTGAAAGTGGGTCGCAAAATGGTGAAAATCGTGAACCAACACTGTGATCTAGGCCTGGCCCTCCTCCTGGTCTGGACGTGGCTAACAAGGCTGGTGGTGGCGGGCCTTCTGGTCGACATCCCCACCTCATCACGCCTGGCCGCTGAACGGGAGGAGCTGCAGTTGTCCCGGCAGGACGTGGGGCGGCTTAGCTACCAGAGTATCCATCGTATGCTGAGGGACGAAAACGAACCTGCCAGCTTTCGGGGGGAATTGCGATACCAACAGAAACGCCACAAAAGGGAGCTCGAGCTGAATGCGCCGGCCAACAAGCTTAATCTCACCCACCGCGACTTAAGGACATTCAATAGCACTGGTGGTCAGTGGAAGGGGGACTTTCAAGTGATCACCGCCATGGATCTGAGCAGCAATCAACTAGAGAGCCTCAGCTTGGACAACTTCAATCAACTGAGGCAGCTGGACTTGGGTAACAACTCCCTGGAGGTTATACCCTTGAGTTTGGCAGACACCAATATGTCACTACCCTTTTTGACGCTCGATCTTTCCTGCAACAAATTCAGCCAAGTTTCTGCCAGCTTTTTTGCCCAGCGATTGCCTCAATTGAAAAATCTGAACCTGGCTCACAATGAATTGTTAAACATTTCCCGGGAATCATTCTACAATTTGTTGGAACTACAAACGTTAGTTCTCAGCCACAACAACATCTCGGATATTGACTACGAAACATTTTTGGCACTACCGAATCTGCAATATTTGGATTTATCCCATAACCGCTTAAGTGGATCCGCAATTCGTGCTCTGCAGGGAATTCCTGATTTGGTCAGCCTTTCCATCGCTTACAATCCAGATGTGGGAGTGGCGATGCAGGAGTTCGTCGCCTCCTGGAGCCTCAAAGAGTTGGATGCCAGTGGCACTGGATTGTGCCAGGTGCCTGCAGCTCTGGCCCAATCTGTGAGGACTCTCAAGTTGTCCGACAACTGGCTCAAGGTAAGTTAATGTAATATGACTATAATAGTATAATTTGAATGATCATTTAAGGTACTAATTTAGTTAATTCACTATTTATTTAAGATTTATAGGTAAAGGTTATCTACAGAAATAGAAATAGTCTCCGTGTGGTAAAAATCTAAGGGGTAGCCCTAAGCTTTGATCGATAAATTTCCAACTCGACTCCCCGAGTCGAGCAAGCCAATGAACCGCAATTCGACGCATTTGCCGGCAATTAGCGGCACATTCCCAACAGACACTTGCCATCGTTGTCCTTGGCTTCAGgttcagattcagatacagtGCTCGGCTCCTGCATCCTGCAGGCTCCATTATGGTGGCTCCCTTTGCCACAGCCGCCATTAATTAGCATCTGTTATGTGGCCTGTGCTCCGCGCTGCGTGCTTGAGTGCGTTTTCCTGGGGCCCCCTTCAATTTCCCACCCAATTTACACCCACCCGGCGAGGCAAACGCGAGGCAATCTCACCACGCGTATGATTTACactttgttatttttaaattattgccCCCGCCATTTTGTGCGGCCTTTCTTTTACTTCCGCTTTCGATGCGGAAAGAGGAAGCAAATGAGGGAGGCTGGAAAATTTTATGTGGTGTTAATTTTAGCATTGGGAGCTATTACATAAAATTggtaaatttaaattattgatTCTTTCGAAATGCGATTTAGCTGAACAACTTTGGCTTGAGAATTGATCTATAAAGTATGAGTAGACAACTAGttataaatgcattttaataataagtatgcatgaaaaaaaaagataaatcTGTGTTAAGTTTAATAAGCTATATGAAAACTAATATTATGAATACTTACTAAAAGAACACACACTGCATTAAACATGTAAAAAGCAATTGTgacgaatttaaaaattattattattaaactGTTTATTTATTGCGGAGGATAAATATTTCACGCAAGCCCCAGATACTAATTAAAAAGGATTATATAAGAatatattcaatttaaaaCGTTAGTTGCGATAGGAATGAGGGTAGCAAAGCATTTTCCCTGAGTGGCAGTTGCAGGCATTGTTAAGCTGTTAGTCCGGCTAAGAGGACACGCCACTCAAGTCCAGTTAAGAACGTAATTAAGACACAATGTGGCCACACAATGGAATAGCAAAGTGCACTTCTCACTTTTCAACAAATGCGAGTggaaaacaaagggaaaataaTAGAATGGGCGCGCTCAAGTCTTAATAAGGAAAGAAAAGCAATTCGAAGAGGGTgcagaaaaaaatatagaCCACTGGGAAAGTCCTGGCCAAGTCCTGCGAGCCGCCTGTGATTGACATAAGCAGCAACACGAGCTGCAGATTAGCGTTCCTCCTCAAATTGCCAGCACTTACACCCACAGAAAGCGGCAAACAGATTTATAAGGGGCACAAAAATAGACAATCTCGATTGCATTACGAGCACAGAGCTCAGCAGGTCCGCAGGCTTCTTTTCCTTCGCCCAGGTATTATCCTTAAACGGCTTCAAGTGTAGACAAACAAATGCGGCGCATAAATTGAGGCTGCCGTCGCCTTTGTCGCTCTGTCGATTATGGCGGAAGCCATAAAAGGTGCAAAAATACCGCTTCGTAAGCTGTTTAGGGCCAGAGACAAAGGCTCCCAGCTCCAGCGGCAGCAGGAGCGGGATCAGGACCAGGACAAGGACCAGGAGCAGTAGCAGGAGCAGAAGCGTCAGCCCGGCCACGGGCATTAATAAAATAAGGATAATTGGCATAAGCATAATCACGTTTAAGCCAACAGCCAACGTGCAGCTGAGACAGGAGCTGGAATTAGAAGTACACTTCAAAGTAACCTCTATTTGAATATCCATTTTTATTGGGCCTATTTTGAGCAACTGAAGTTTGAGTTTCTTTCAAATTCAAATCGTATTTCAACAATAGTTCCCTCTTCATCTGGTGAAATCTACTGATGTTTTATACTACATTATACTTTGATGATGATTTTTTTTCAAGTGGACTAGCCAACTATCTGTGCAGTCGCTTCTGCCATTCCGGCTGCTCCTGGAATGAGTGGCTCATCACTGCTCCCGGGTGCCTTTGTTGCCAAgccattttaatttgttcGCCGGGCCTGGCCGACTGCCTTTTGCCACTGCCTTTATCGGCAGTCAACACGCAGCCTTTTCATGGCAAATTATGGCGTTTAGGGGCCGCTGGTTGCCCATCGTGGGCCCCCAATTGCCTGCCTGCTCCTCCACATCCTCCTCATCACCACTTTGGCAGTATAATACTTTCATTTCTTTGGTGCCTCAGGACAGAGACGACGGCAGGCTGTCTGGCTTCCTGGTTGCCTGGCATTCGTTTCATTTAACGAGTCGCGTCTATGTTTACTTTGGTGCCAGACGAGCATCGCTCCGGGCATCGCAGGCGTGGCATGGATCGCAAAAAGGGGCAAGTTCGCCGGCGAGTCCTTTGAAGTAATTATAATGGCAGATTTAagttaatttttaaacaatgtCGCATGGGGGCATGCATCTCGCACTTTCCCTCTTTGTCAGCCACTAATCAAATTTCCCAGACTTTCGCCCAGAACAATAACTTCTTGAGTGCTCGGCGAAGTCAGTGGCTAGACAGGGATTAAATCATAAAAGTTTTCGCCGCCCTTTATAGTCAATTTTAAAGAAACAACCACTTCCTTATGGATTTCttaaaatcaaaatgttttttataatttctcATGCAATTTACTAAATGAATTAAACTAATAGAAACTTTCTATTAATTTTTAGGCAATTAATTGCGGTGACATGGACAGCTATCCGCTGCTGCAGTACCTTGATCTCTCGCACTCCCGCATTGCCCAAGTGGAGGACGATGCCCTGGGACGATTGGAGCTCCTCGAATCACTTTTCCTCGACCACAATCTTCTGATGCGAGTGCCCAGCAGTCTGCCACCATCGCTGGAACACTTATTTCTGCAGCACAATCAGATAATGGAGCTTCCGCCACAGGCTTTTGTGGGATTGGTCAATCTACAGACTCTGGACTTATCCAACAATCGATTGATCTTTCTGCCCCCGCTATCACTGCCCAAATTGCTCACCCTGAATCTGCAATCTTCAGGGGTGGAGAGCGTTAGCCAATCGATAGTGCACACACTGCCACAGTTAAGGGATCTTCTACTGGAGGACAACCCCATTAAGTGCAGCGATTTGTTGGGCATTGCCGAATGGGCCAGTCCTTGCAGGTCAGTGGATGTGGGTCAATCGAATGGGGCAAGTGTGAGTGGGCGCGTGGATCTAAAAACGGAGTATCTGCAGTTCCACAATTTCTACGAAAACTTCAGCAGCCGAGAGTGTGGTATAAGAAAACCGGAAAATGACACAAAGCCGCCTTCTTGCAGCCTGACAAGGGCAGCAACAACATTAACAACAACACCCAGAAGTATGTCAAAAGTTAAAAAGTCACAAGAAGCACaaccaacagcaacatcagtgGAAGTAGCAGcggccgcagcagcaacatcagaaAAAACGGACATACacgcaacatcagcagcagcaccagcagcacaGTCGACTGcggcggcaacaacagcagaaaGAGAAGCgattgcaacagcaacatcaagcGAGACCACAGCAACACCAACtctcgcagcagcagcagcaatgcAATCAGCTGGCAACATCCCTGCCCAGTTAACCACAAAAACGTTGCGGCCAACAGAAACAACTTCGTTAGCGCAACTGCAGCGTCGGCAACAAATGCCTGGCATGCCGGCCAAAACaacagaaacgccagcaaaGAACCTGCCAAGTTTGGCCCAGACAAAGGCAACAACAGCACTTCCCATTTTGGCAACACGAGATGCTGCTACAGCAACAACGGAAATAAATTCCGACAAGCCAACGAACATTAGCGGTGCCACAAAAACAgtagcaacatcagcagcagaaaTAGCAACACCACCAGCAATTGAAGTGCCACAAACCATTTTGGCCGGAaaaaaatttgacaaaatgCCAGCCGATAAGGCACACGAGACTTTATTAAAATACCCAACAAGGGACACATCCGGTCAAGTTGCAACAACGCCACACAAACATGCAACACTGCAGCTGCACGTTAAGGATCGACATCTAATTGGCACACCGCTGCTGATGCACAAGGGCGATGTCCTTTTGGTGGATGCCGAACAGTTGCTGCTGCCTGGTACGGCCACCGTGGCGGATGCGGATTCGGAAGTCCTGGACCCGAGCCAACAACATCAGTCAGCGGAGCAGGAAAAGCACCAGTCAGCGACTGATAAGCGACAAGCGGATGCAATAAACGGCGACACAAAGTCGCCGGCGAAAAGCCACAAAAAGAAACCATCGCTGAGCATCAAGAAGATGACCTACAGTACCAAACACGCGGCGAAAACTGTGGAAGATATGGCAGCCACCTCGAAGACACCGCAACACCAACATAGCAGTGTGAACACACCCAAAGAGGCAGCTCCCGAGGAGCTGAGCACCTTTGCGCAGCTAAAAGCCTATGTGGAGCTAAAGAGCGAATCGAAACCGGAACACCTAATGGACCAGCGGGAGGAAAACCATCATAATCTTACAGGAAATCATCCCGGAGTCATGCTACTGGTGGCCTGCGTTTTGTTCATCGTCCTGCTCGCCGGTTTGGCCCACGTCTATCGCTGTGAATTGCCTTGGCAAAGGAGCAACCGCTCTGGTCAATTGCGACCGCATCATCAAAGGCATCTAAACGAAACCGATGATGCGCACAGCTTCCTGCACTATCAGGGATCTGTGAACTCCAATGGCGGAGATCCGGCTCGCCTGCAAAAGTGGCACCACAGCACGCGTAGAGAAGCGCCCTACAGCTCCCCGCTGCACAATCTGCAAGCGCGggaactgcaacagcaacgcTGCCAGCAATTCTATAGCTCCTCGCTGGCGGACAAGAGCTCAACCACCTCGTCATCCTCATCGGGAAGCAGTCGCAGTAGCCTGCACTCGCCCAGCAGAGATGACAGCTACTATATAGAAATGGCCCCCAGTAGTCCAGCAGCAGCCAACCTGCCAAGTTTGCCCATGGAACTCTTGGGCAGCAGGAGTAATGCCCTCGGATGCCGGACGGATCGAGTGGCAGCCACCGATCTGGGCGGTACGACAGAGGCGGTACCCTCTTCGGCGGCGGCCATCAAGTCGGTGAGCAGCAGACTGATGACGCCCAGTTCGCGGAGGCTGAACATCTGGTGACAAACCGTCTTTGGTCAGCGACAATACGCACCCTTTCAGTAGAGTAAAAAATGTAGGAATGAATGGAGTTAGAACGACAATCGCCAGCTGCCAACTTAACCAGACGAGTCAGAGAGTCGGAGCAGAAAAGGGAAACTATTGAAgttcttaaaaatattttttccgaGATTAAGTTTCTATTGCAAGGTGCTCGTGATTCAAAACTCAAATTTTGAAGAAAGGCATTAATTACACCAGTTTAAAACTTTCAGAAGTCGTTAGGTAAAACTTTAAAGTGCTTGGCAACGCAACGTTTCCTGTCGATTTTTTATAGGTCGATACTCGAAAAAAGATAATGGTTCAAAATAAAACTCGAAAGAAAACCAAAATGGGACTACGACTGCAGAGGGAAAGCATAAATGCCAGCAgctttatatattattttcagTTGGCTCCTGGCTTGATTTATGATGCCTCAGTGCCCACACATTGCAGACCTCTTAGCGACTCGGTTAGCA of Drosophila mauritiana strain mau12 chromosome 3R, ASM438214v1, whole genome shotgun sequence contains these proteins:
- the LOC117142522 gene encoding uncharacterized protein LOC117142522; its protein translation is MVKIVNQHCDLGLALLLVWTWLTRLVVAGLLVDIPTSSRLAAEREELQLSRQDVGRLSYQSIHRMLRDENEPASFRGELRYQQKRHKRELELNAPANKLNLTHRDLRTFNSTGGQWKGDFQVITAMDLSSNQLESLSLDNFNQLRQLDLGNNSLEVIPLSLADTNMSLPFLTLDLSCNKFSQVSASFFAQRLPQLKNLNLAHNELLNISRESFYNLLELQTLVLSHNNISDIDYETFLALPNLQYLDLSHNRLSGSAIRALQGIPDLVSLSIAYNPDVGVAMQEFVASWSLKELDASGTGLCQVPAALAQSVRTLKLSDNWLKAINCGDMDSYPLLQYLDLSHSRIAQVEDDALGRLELLESLFLDHNLLMRVPSSLPPSLEHLFLQHNQIMELPPQAFVGLVNLQTLDLSNNRLIFLPPLSLPKLLTLNLQSSGVESVSQSIVHTLPQLRDLLLEDNPIKCSDLLGIAEWASPCRSVDVGQSNGASVSGRVDLKTEYLQFHNFYENFSSRECGIRKPENDTKPPSCSLTRAATTLTTTPRSMSKVKKSQEAQPTATSVEVAAAAAATSEKTDIHATSAAAPAAQSTAAATTAEREAIATATSSETTATPTLAAAAAMQSAGNIPAQLTTKTLRPTETTSLAQLQRRQQMPGMPAKTTETPAKNLPSLAQTKATTALPILATRDAATATTEINSDKPTNISGATKTVATSAAEIATPPAIEVPQTILAGKKFDKMPADKAHETLLKYPTRDTSGQVATTPHKHATLQLHVKDRHLIGTPLLMHKGDVLLVDAEQLLLPGTATVADADSEVLDPSQQHQSAEQEKHQSATDKRQADAINGDTKSPAKSHKKKPSLSIKKMTYSTKHAAKTVEDMAATSKTPQHQHSSVNTPKEAAPEELSTFAQLKAYVELKSESKPEHLMDQREENHHNLTGNHPGVMLLVACVLFIVLLAGLAHVYRCELPWQRSNRSGQLRPHHQRHLNETDDAHSFLHYQGSVNSNGGDPARLQKWHHSTRREAPYSSPLHNLQARELQQQRCQQFYSSSLADKSSTTSSSSSGSSRSSLHSPSRDDSYYIEMAPSSPAAANLPSLPMELLGSRSNALGCRTDRVAATDLGGTTEAVPSSAAAIKSVSSRLMTPSSRRLNIW